A region of the Agrobacterium sp. RAC06 genome:
CCTGCCGAAGCCGTGGTGGCCCGCTACGGCAGGGGCCTTTGAGATGGTGAGCAAGGCGCCGCGTCTGCTGACGATCCCACCGGGCCGGCCCTTCCTCAGGACGCTGACGGAAGCGCTGCTCGACGGTCGCCTCACCGACGATTTTCGCTATGACCCCGCCGATCCGCTTTCTCTGGCAGGCGTCACTCTGCTCGTTCCGACCCGACGCGCAGCGCGCGTGCTGCGGTCTGAGTTCGTCGATCTGCTCGGTGGTCGCGCGGCGATCCTTCCCGACATTCGCACGCTCGGCGAGACGGATGACGACAGTGGCTTCTTCGATCTCGATGCGCCGCAGCTGATGGATCTTGCCCCGCCGGTGAGCGGCACCGTCATGCTTCTGGAACTCGCCCGGCTGATCCTTGCCTGGCGCAACCAGCTGCCGGAGATCGTCCGGTCAATCCATTCGGACACGCCGTTCGTGGCACCGGCGAGCCCGGCAGATGCCGTCTGGCTGGCACGGGCGCTGGTGGAGCTGATCGAAGCAGCCGAGACGGAAGGTTGCGACTGGACGGAATTGGAGAACCTTCAATCGGCCGACTTCGGCTCCTGGTGGCAGCTGACGCTGGAGTTTCTGAAAATTGCGACCCTGTTCTGGCCTGCACGGCTGCAGGAACTGGTGCGGTCGTCTCCGGCCCGCCACCGCGATGCGGTGCTGAGGGCCGAGGCCGAACGGTTCAGAAGACAGGGTGCTTCCGGTCCCGTCATCGTTGCGGGCTCCACCGGCTCGATCCCGGCAGCGGCCGAGCTCATTGCCGCGATTGCCGAGCTCGACCAGGGGGTCGTGGTGCTGCCCGGGCTTGATCTGGACATGCCGGACGAGGACTGGGCGAAGCTCAACGATCGCGAGATCTCCGTGATACGTCCAAGCCCTGCCGTGCGCGGGCATCCGCAATATGGCCTTGCCCATCTGCTGCGGCATATGAAACTTGAACGCGCCGATGTTCAGGCTCTCGAAGCCTCCGATCCGGCGCTCCGGGATCGAGCCGAATTTCTGTCGCGTGCCATGGCGCCCGCCGAGGCGACCGACACCTGGAAGGCCTGGCGGCAGGATATCGACGATTCACGCCTGCTCGCGGCATTTCGCGATGTCGCCCTGATCGAGACGGCCAATGAGCGCGAAGAAGCAACGGCGATTGCAATTGCGCTCCGGCTGGGGCTCGAAGAGGTTTCCGACAATCCCGAAAGCCGGGTGGCGCTGATCACGCCGGATCGCGCGCTGGCGCGGCGTGTCATGTCCGAACTCGCGCGGTTCGGGATCGAGGCGGATGATTCGGCGGGTACGCCGATGACCGGGACCCAGGCTGCCATGCTGACCCAGGTGGTGGCCGAGGCCTGCCTGCGTCCGGGCGATCCGGTGGCCATCGTCTCCCTGATCAAGCATCCTCTGGCACGGTTCGGTTTCACGGCCGAGGATATGCGCAAGGCTGCCGACGCGCTGGAACGCATCGCGCTGCGTGGCGGTCTGAAGAGCCTCGACCTTGCCGAGATGGAACCGTTGTTTGCGGAAGGGCTCGAAGCGCATCTGGCCGACCGTCACAAGCCGCAATGGCGCATCTCGATTGCGCCCGAGGAGATCGAGCTTGCTCGCCTGCTGGCGAGCCGGGTAACCAAGGCGGTCGACCCCCTCGTCTCGTCCGTCATCCGGTCGACTGACGGGCGCGTGCTGTCGCAGACATTGACGGTCAGTGACTGGGCCGAGCGCACGGGTCGGGTGCTGGAAGCCGTCACGGTCGACGAGCGCGGTGATCTGGCCGGTCTCTGGGGCGATGCGGCGGGCGAGGCTCTGGCGAGGCTCCTCGCCGAGGTGCTTGAGACGGACGGACAGATCGAGGCGGACGGCGCGCAATGGGTTGATATCCTGACGGCGCTGATGGCCGGCCAGGCGGTCAAGCCACGCGCCATGCGGCATCCCCGCGTCTTCATCTTCGGGACGCTCGAAGCGCGCCTGCAGAATGTCGACATGATGGTGATCGGCGGGATGAACGAGGGGAGCTGGCCGAGCCAGACCAAGAACAATCCCTTCCTGTCGCGCGTCATGAAGACCGAAGTCGGGCTTGAGCCGCCGGAACGGCAGATCGGCCAGGTGGCGCATGACTTCCAGATGGCCTGTGGCACGCGGAAACTGATCTTCTCGCGCTCGCTACGCCAAGGCTCTGCGCCGACGGTCGCCTCTCGCTGGCTGCAGCGTCTGATGGCTCTTGGCGGGCCCCTTCTGGAAGACGAGATGCGAAAGCGCGGACAGATCTATCGGCGCTACGCCGACCTGATCGACCAGGGCGAAAACCAGGCACCGGCACAGCGCCCCGCGCCACGACCGCGCGCAGAACTTCAGCCGCGTAGCTTCAGCTTTTCCGAGGTGGGGCGCTTCCGGCGGGACCCCTATTCCATCTATGCGCGGCGCATCCTGCGTCTCGATCCCGTCGATCCCTTCAACCAGGATCCGGGGGCGGCGGAACGCGGGACGCTCTATCACCGCATCGTCGAGCGTTTCATCCGCGAGGATCATGACCCGGCCCGGCTGGACGCGCTCGATATCCTGCACCGGATCACCGATGAGGAGTTCCTGACGGAGGCTCTGCCGCTGCACATCGATATCGTCTGGCGTCAGCGCTTCTACAGTGTCGCCTCTGCCTTTCTCAGCTGGGAGCGGCAGCGGAGACCGGAAATCAAGCGCTCGATGACGGAAGTCAGAGGCAATGTGCTGCTTCGCCCTGTTGATATCACCATTAGCGGAATAGCGGACCGGATCGATATCCGAGGCGGCGGCTTTGCCGATATCATCGACTACAAGACGGGCCTCAACCCGAGCGCCAATCAGGCGCGCAGCCTGCTTGACCCACAATTGGCGCTGGAGGCGGCGGCCCTTCTCCAAGGCGCCTTCAAGCCTGCCGGTGACGTGAAACCTCTCAATCTTGTCTATGTACGCCTGAGACCTGGCGATCGCTTTTCGGCAGACCAGGTGAACAACGAAATGGCAACGCGGGGCGACAACAAGAAGTCTGCGCTTGAGCTTGCGACGCAATCCGTTGACGAACTTGGCCGCTTCGTCCAGGCGCTGCAGAGCGGCGAGCGGGGTTATGTCTCCCGCCTCATCCCGGCGGAACAGAACGCCTATGGCGGCGAATACGACCATCTGGCGCGAGTCGCGGAGTGGTCGACGGCGGAAGCCGAGGAAGGAGCCGGCGATGAGTGATCAGCGCTTTGCCCTGGACGAGCTACCGACCGGCAGCGATCCCGCCGCCTGGCTCGGCTGGACGACGCTTGCCCAGTCGCGCGCTTCGCATCCCGGCCAGTCGGCCTGGGTGTCGGCGAATGCCGGCTCCGGCAAGACGCATGTGCTGACGCAGCGGGTGATCCGGCTGCTGCTCGCCGGCGCCCGCCCCTCATCCATTCTCTGCCTGACCTACACCAAGGCTGCGGCGTCCGAAATGTCGAACCGCGTCTTCGAGCGGCTGGCGGAATGGGCGACGCTCGATGACCGGGAACTGTCCAAGCGGATTGCGGCCATCGAGCAGAGGGAGCCGGATCGGGCGACGCTTGCGGCTGCACGGCGGCTCTTTGCCAAGGCGCTGGAAACGCCGGGTGGTCTTAAGATCCAGACGATTCACGCCTTCTGCGAAGCGTTGCTGCACCAGTTTCCCTTGGAAGCGAATGTCGCCGGGCATTTCAACGTCCTCGATGATCGCGTCGCGGTCACCGTTCTGGCCGAAGCGCGGCGATCGCTGCTGACGGCCACGTCGACGGAGAATGATGCAGCACTCGCCGAAGCTTTCTCGCAGGTCTTGAGCATTGCCGATGAAAGCGGGCTCGAAGGCTTGATTGCCGATACCGTGGCCAACCGCCATGCTGTCAGAGACTTCCGGCAGCGGGCGGAACGGACGGGAGGCCTTGATGCGACCCTGCGGAAGGGCCTCGGCATCGGGCCGCTGGAGAGCGAGACCAGCCGCGCGGAGGACTACTGGCCGCTTGCCGGTTTGTCCGGTGGCAATTTTGCCCGGTACATCCAGCTTGCCCTCGAAAAGGGCGGCGAGAAGGTGCGGGCCGTCGCGGAAGTGCTGGAACGGGCGCTGGTGGAAGCCGATCCGCTGGAGCGAGCGAAGCTTCTGGACCAGGCTTTCCTGACGGCACAGGAAGCGCCAAAGGCCGACAGCTCGCTGATTGCCGCCGCCATGACCAAGGTGGCGCCGGATCTCAAGGATGCCGTGATTGCGGCCCGGGATCATGTGGTCGCGATGCGGGACGGGCTGCGGATCTTCCGCATGTATGAGGCGACGCGGTCTGCACTGACGCTGGCCGTGCGTCTCGACACCGACTACGAGGAACTGAAGAAGCGACGGTCTCAGCTCGATTTCGAGGATCTGATCGTGCGCACCGCCCGGCTTCTGACGCGCGGCGATGTCGGCGCCTGGGTGCATTACAAGCTGGACCAGGGTATCGACCATATCCTCGTCGACGAAGCGCAGGATACGAGCCCAGTGCAATGGGATGTCATCCGGTCGCTGCGCGAAGACTTTTTCACCGGATTGAGCGCCCGGCCCGGGATCCGCACCTTCTTCGCCGTGGGCGACGAGAAGCAGTCGATCTATTCCTTCCAGGGCGCGCGCCCGGAGCAGTTCTCGCAAGAGGCGCGCCAGACCGCGCAGGCCGTGACTGAAAGCGGACAGGACTTCAACACGGTGCGTCTGCCGCTCTCCTTCCGCTCGACGCAATCGGTCCTTGCGGCCGTCGACCAGGTCTTCAGCCTGCCGGAAAACAGCCGGGGCCTCAGTGCCGGCGGCGAACCCGTCATCCACCAGTCGAGCCGCATCGGACATCCGGGGACCGTCGATGTCTGGGATATGATCGCCGCCGAAAAGCAGGAGAAGGACGAGAACTGGACCGCCCCCTTCGACGCGACGCCGGAAAGCGCCCCGTCGGCAATTCTCGCACGACGCGTGGCGCATCAGATCAGCCAGATCGTCGGACGGGAAACGATCATCGAGAAGGGCAACAAGCGGCTGATCCGCCCGGGCGATATCCTCGTGCTCGTGCGCAAGCGCGACGGCTTCGTCAATGCGCTGACCCGCGCGCTGAAACGCCCGCATAACGTACCGGTCGCTGGTGCAGACCGCCTGAAGCTGACAAGCCATATTGCCGTGCAGGACATGCTGGCGCTCGGACGTTTCCTGCTGCTGCCGGGAGACGATCTGTCTCTCGCTTCGCTGTTGAAGAGCCCACTGTTCAATCACGGCGAAGATGATTTGATGCAGCTCGCTGCCGAGCGACCGGAAGGACAGAGCCTCTGGGCGAGACTGACGGAGCAGGCTGAAACTGATGGCGCGTGGAAGAAGACCTACGACCGGCTCACCCTGTTTCTCGAACAGGCGCGGGAGTACTCCGTTCATGATTTCTATGCCCGGGTGCTCAGCGTTCATGGTGGTCGGAGGGCCTATCTCGGTCGCCTCGGCTCCGAGGTCAGCGACATCATCGACGAGTTCCTGACCTTTGCCCTCTCCTTCGAGACCAGCGGATTGCCCGGCTTGCAATCCTTCGTTTCGACGCTCGAGATGGAAGCGCCTGAGGTCAAGCGCGAACAGGACAAGGAGCGCAACGAAGTCCGGATCATGACGGTTCATGCCTCGAAGGGACTTGAGGCGCCAATCGTCTTCCTGATCGATGGCGGCTCGAAGCCCTTCAATTCGAACCATGTGGCAAAGCTGCGAATCATTGGGACGGCTGAAGGCATGCCCTTCCCGATCTGGGTGCCGTCGAAGTCGCTCGGCAATTCGATCTCCGCTGCCGACATGGATCGGCGCAAGGATCAGGCCGAGGAGGAATATCGCCGGCTGCTCTATGTCGCGATGACCCGCGCTGCCGACCGTCTGATCGTCGGTGGTTATCGCGGCGTGCAGGACACGGGCGAGATCTGGCACAAGATGATCGCGCGGGCGCTGAGCGCCGACGAAACGCGCTGCAAACAGGTCGAATTCACCGGGCCGGATGGCAGCTGGGCCGGATTGCGCTGGTCTCTCGGCGAGGCAGAGCATGATCTGCCGGTGACCGAAGAGGGCGCCGAAAGCGAGGAGAGCCACAGCCTTCCCTCGACGCTCTGGAAGCCGCTGCCGCCACCGATCAGCCTACCGAGACCGCTCAGCCCCTCCGGTGCCGGCAGCATCGTCATCGACGAAGACGAGGATGCGTTGACCGCCTCTGCGCTGTTCTCGACGACGGAAAAGGCGGATCTCGCTCTGCAGCGCGGGCGGCTCATCCATCGGATGCTGCAGAATTTGCCGAGCTTTCCGGAGGGTGACCGCCGCGAGGCAGCTGAGCGTTATGCAGAACGTGCTGCCCGGTTCTGGCCGGCAGAGCAGCGACAGAGACTGGTCTCCACCGTGATCACCGTTCTCGAAGACGAGGCGCTTCGCCCGCTGTTCGATGCCGGCAGTCGCGCGGAAGTTTCGGTCATGGGCACGATGCGGCTGAAGGGAGAATTGCGTGCGGTCTCCGGCCGGATCGACCGCATGACCGTGCTTGCCGACCGGGTGATCATCGCCGACTACAAGACCAACCGGAATCCACCACTGGAGGCGGCCCAATGCCCCCTCTCGCATCGGGTGCAGCTCGCCATCTATCGCGAGATCCTGCAGCCGCTCTATCCCGGCAAACAAGTCGAATGCTGGCTGATCTACACCGAAAACGGCAGCCTCATTCCCCTTGATGAAAGCCTTCTTCAGCGGTCCCTTGCCGACCTCGAAACATCGTGAGATACCGCATATTGAAATTGCTGCCGCGCGGCATCACATATCTAGTCAATTCCGTATTTATGAAGGGAGAGCCCCATGGCTACCGTTAAAGTCGACAAGTCCAATTTCCAGGCCGAGGTTCTCGACGCTTCCGAACCGGTCGTCGTGGATTTCTGGGCCGAATGGTGCGGCCCGTGCAAGATGATTGCACCGAGCCTCGAAGAAATCTCCAACGAACTCGCCGGCAAGGTGAAGATCGCCAAGCTCAACATCGATGAAAACCCGGAACTGGCTGCCCAGTTCGGTGTTCGCTCGATCCCGACGCTGGCCGTCTTCAAGGGTGGTGAAGTGGCCGATATCAAGGTGGGTGCGGCTCCGAAGACTGCGCTTTCCAGCTGGATCGCCGGCGCGGCATAAGCCTCACGTCATTGATGAATAAAGAAAAAGCCCGGTTACAGCCGGGCTTTTTTCATTTGGGGATGGTGCCGTTTTCGGCGAGTACATTGCCCGCCAGATAAAGCGAGCCGCCGATCATGATGCGGGGCGGAACGCCATCTTCACTGCGTTCGCGGATTGCGTCCAGCGCCTGGCCAAGCGACTCCATCGGAAGGGCCTTCAAACCAGCCTCAGCTGCCGACTGGGCAAGTGCCACCGGGTCGAGGCCAACGTCAGAGCCCGTTATCGGGACAGTGTAGACGTTATGGGCGATATCCACGAAAGCGCGGAAGAAGCCGATCGGATCCTTGGTGTTGATCATGCCGATGACCAGATGCAGCGGTCGCGCCTGGCGTTCTTCCATGGATGCCATGGCCTCCGCGATGACTTCGCCTGCGCCGGGATTGTGGCCTCCGTCGAGCCAGATTTCAGCGCCGGCCGGCGCACGCTCCACCAGCCGACCCTCGGTGAGCTTCTGCAGGCGGCCCGGCCATTCGACCGACAGCATGGCCTTTTCGGCAATCTCTTCGGTGACGGAGTAGCCGGCTGCCTTGACCGCACGGATGGCGGTTGCGGCATTGCCGATCTGGTGCCGACCCGGCAGACGCGGCAGCGGCAGGTCCATCAGACCGAATTCGTCCTGGTAGACGAGCCGTCCGAATTCTTCGTACGCCAGGAAATCCTGGGCGAAGACGGTGAGAGGACAGCCGAGGCGTTCGGCCGTGCTGATCAGCACATCCTTGGCGCCGTCGAACTCCTGGTGTCCAATCACGACGGGGACGCCGCGCTTCATGATTCCGGCCTTTTCGGCGGCGATCAGTTCGACGCGATCGCCGAGATAGGCCTGATGATCGAGCGAGATCGGCTGGATGATGCAGACAGCCGGCTTTTCGACGAC
Encoded here:
- the addB gene encoding double-strand break repair protein AddB gives rise to the protein MVSKAPRLLTIPPGRPFLRTLTEALLDGRLTDDFRYDPADPLSLAGVTLLVPTRRAARVLRSEFVDLLGGRAAILPDIRTLGETDDDSGFFDLDAPQLMDLAPPVSGTVMLLELARLILAWRNQLPEIVRSIHSDTPFVAPASPADAVWLARALVELIEAAETEGCDWTELENLQSADFGSWWQLTLEFLKIATLFWPARLQELVRSSPARHRDAVLRAEAERFRRQGASGPVIVAGSTGSIPAAAELIAAIAELDQGVVVLPGLDLDMPDEDWAKLNDREISVIRPSPAVRGHPQYGLAHLLRHMKLERADVQALEASDPALRDRAEFLSRAMAPAEATDTWKAWRQDIDDSRLLAAFRDVALIETANEREEATAIAIALRLGLEEVSDNPESRVALITPDRALARRVMSELARFGIEADDSAGTPMTGTQAAMLTQVVAEACLRPGDPVAIVSLIKHPLARFGFTAEDMRKAADALERIALRGGLKSLDLAEMEPLFAEGLEAHLADRHKPQWRISIAPEEIELARLLASRVTKAVDPLVSSVIRSTDGRVLSQTLTVSDWAERTGRVLEAVTVDERGDLAGLWGDAAGEALARLLAEVLETDGQIEADGAQWVDILTALMAGQAVKPRAMRHPRVFIFGTLEARLQNVDMMVIGGMNEGSWPSQTKNNPFLSRVMKTEVGLEPPERQIGQVAHDFQMACGTRKLIFSRSLRQGSAPTVASRWLQRLMALGGPLLEDEMRKRGQIYRRYADLIDQGENQAPAQRPAPRPRAELQPRSFSFSEVGRFRRDPYSIYARRILRLDPVDPFNQDPGAAERGTLYHRIVERFIREDHDPARLDALDILHRITDEEFLTEALPLHIDIVWRQRFYSVASAFLSWERQRRPEIKRSMTEVRGNVLLRPVDITISGIADRIDIRGGGFADIIDYKTGLNPSANQARSLLDPQLALEAAALLQGAFKPAGDVKPLNLVYVRLRPGDRFSADQVNNEMATRGDNKKSALELATQSVDELGRFVQALQSGERGYVSRLIPAEQNAYGGEYDHLARVAEWSTAEAEEGAGDE
- the addA gene encoding double-strand break repair helicase AddA yields the protein MSDQRFALDELPTGSDPAAWLGWTTLAQSRASHPGQSAWVSANAGSGKTHVLTQRVIRLLLAGARPSSILCLTYTKAAASEMSNRVFERLAEWATLDDRELSKRIAAIEQREPDRATLAAARRLFAKALETPGGLKIQTIHAFCEALLHQFPLEANVAGHFNVLDDRVAVTVLAEARRSLLTATSTENDAALAEAFSQVLSIADESGLEGLIADTVANRHAVRDFRQRAERTGGLDATLRKGLGIGPLESETSRAEDYWPLAGLSGGNFARYIQLALEKGGEKVRAVAEVLERALVEADPLERAKLLDQAFLTAQEAPKADSSLIAAAMTKVAPDLKDAVIAARDHVVAMRDGLRIFRMYEATRSALTLAVRLDTDYEELKKRRSQLDFEDLIVRTARLLTRGDVGAWVHYKLDQGIDHILVDEAQDTSPVQWDVIRSLREDFFTGLSARPGIRTFFAVGDEKQSIYSFQGARPEQFSQEARQTAQAVTESGQDFNTVRLPLSFRSTQSVLAAVDQVFSLPENSRGLSAGGEPVIHQSSRIGHPGTVDVWDMIAAEKQEKDENWTAPFDATPESAPSAILARRVAHQISQIVGRETIIEKGNKRLIRPGDILVLVRKRDGFVNALTRALKRPHNVPVAGADRLKLTSHIAVQDMLALGRFLLLPGDDLSLASLLKSPLFNHGEDDLMQLAAERPEGQSLWARLTEQAETDGAWKKTYDRLTLFLEQAREYSVHDFYARVLSVHGGRRAYLGRLGSEVSDIIDEFLTFALSFETSGLPGLQSFVSTLEMEAPEVKREQDKERNEVRIMTVHASKGLEAPIVFLIDGGSKPFNSNHVAKLRIIGTAEGMPFPIWVPSKSLGNSISAADMDRRKDQAEEEYRRLLYVAMTRAADRLIVGGYRGVQDTGEIWHKMIARALSADETRCKQVEFTGPDGSWAGLRWSLGEAEHDLPVTEEGAESEESHSLPSTLWKPLPPPISLPRPLSPSGAGSIVIDEDEDALTASALFSTTEKADLALQRGRLIHRMLQNLPSFPEGDRREAAERYAERAARFWPAEQRQRLVSTVITVLEDEALRPLFDAGSRAEVSVMGTMRLKGELRAVSGRIDRMTVLADRVIIADYKTNRNPPLEAAQCPLSHRVQLAIYREILQPLYPGKQVECWLIYTENGSLIPLDESLLQRSLADLETS
- the trxA gene encoding thioredoxin, producing the protein MATVKVDKSNFQAEVLDASEPVVVDFWAEWCGPCKMIAPSLEEISNELAGKVKIAKLNIDENPELAAQFGVRSIPTLAVFKGGEVADIKVGAAPKTALSSWIAGAA
- a CDS encoding bifunctional folylpolyglutamate synthase/dihydrofolate synthase, which codes for MTAPIVSQADAEIEKLMGLHPKGYDLSLDRIRRLLEVLGNPHLKLPPVIHVAGTNGKGSASAFCRALLEAQGLSVHVHTSPHLVRWHERYRIGVKGGPGQIVDDELFADALRRVAEANGGKPITVFEILTAVTFILFSEQPADVVVLEVGLGGRFDATNVVEKPAVCIIQPISLDHQAYLGDRVELIAAEKAGIMKRGVPVVIGHQEFDGAKDVLISTAERLGCPLTVFAQDFLAYEEFGRLVYQDEFGLMDLPLPRLPGRHQIGNAATAIRAVKAAGYSVTEEIAEKAMLSVEWPGRLQKLTEGRLVERAPAGAEIWLDGGHNPGAGEVIAEAMASMEERQARPLHLVIGMINTKDPIGFFRAFVDIAHNVYTVPITGSDVGLDPVALAQSAAEAGLKALPMESLGQALDAIRERSEDGVPPRIMIGGSLYLAGNVLAENGTIPK